The genomic region AAAGTTCGTCTTCGTAACGAAACGTCGGAAGGCCGAAGACGCCTGATTTCTTGGCGCTTTCGATATTGGATCTCCAGATCGATTGGGTGGCCTCGGCCTTGGCGCGTTCTTCGAGCTTTGCCCCGTCGATCCCTACAGAACTGGCGATCGCCTGACGCACCTCGCTCTGCCCGATATCCGCCGCGTCCGTCCAGAATGCCGTCTGCAGCGCACGGGTGAGCCCGAGCCAGTCCAAGCCGTCCTCGATGGCGGCGATGACCATGAAACCCGCGGGCGTGGGATCGGACAGTGCAGCGCGATTTTCGAAGTTCAGCGTCTTGCCGCGCAGGAATGCCCAGCGCTTCAGGTCCTTGGTCCAGTAGGCGCGCCGGGCTTCAGGCCGGTTGCGCGAATAGATGCCACCATTGTCCTCGATCAGACAAATGACGTGTGGCCGGATCACGGCGCCATGCCTGGACGCGAGTTCCGAAAAAGCATCAAGGCCGATGAATGCCCACGGGGAGCCGACGCCGAAGAAGTAATCAATAACCTTTGCCATGTTCCGCCTGTTCAGGACTTCGTTGAAGGATGTGCCGCGTCGAATACGAAAAGCGCGCAGTCCCTGGCGGTCAGCACAGCCTGGGGATCGCGCCCGACGGCAACTGTAGCCAGGGCGCCCTCGTAGAGAAGGGAAAGATGAGCGGCCGGCTGGGCTGCCTCTACACCCGCTCTTTCCATCAGCGCGCGAAACATCTGGCTGACCGCGGCCTTGTGGGCACGCGCGACGGTAACAACGCGTTCGGAATCGCCGTGCTCGGCCACTGCGAGAGCAAACGCGCATCCGCGAAACTCGGGGCTGTCCGCCTTCTCATGCAGCCGCTCGAAGATGAGATTGAGCTGATCCCGCGGGCTCGCGACTTCGTTCAGAACCTCTTGCAAAGAGCGGATGACCCGCTCGTGACGGTCCTGAAGATAGGCCGCCACGAGATGATCCTTGGATGGGAAATGCCTATAGAGCGTTGCCTTGGCAACCTTGGTTTCTTCGATGATGCGGTCGATGCCGACAGCGCGGATGCCTTCGCGGTAGAAGAGTGCGCCGGCAGACGCGAGGATGTGATCTGAAATGGAAGCTTTCATCGAACTGCTTGCGGAGCCTTCTCAAAACGTGCGCCCTGACATGCGAGTGCAGCACGAGAGGTTTCTATGCGCGCCAACCGACAAGAGAAAGACAGGTCATTCCGTTTGGATGCGTCGTTGGAGATGTTTTTGCTCTGACGCCTGTGGAAGCGTCTTTTAACCTGCGACCCTTCACGCGCATGCGGGGATCCCAGGTCGA from Rhizobium gallicum bv. gallicum R602sp harbors:
- a CDS encoding 2-hydroxychromene-2-carboxylate isomerase, with product MAKVIDYFFGVGSPWAFIGLDAFSELASRHGAVIRPHVICLIEDNGGIYSRNRPEARRAYWTKDLKRWAFLRGKTLNFENRAALSDPTPAGFMVIAAIEDGLDWLGLTRALQTAFWTDAADIGQSEVRQAIASSVGIDGAKLEERAKAEATQSIWRSNIESAKKSGVFGLPTFRYEDELYWGQDSLPFLERHLNGEKIAV
- a CDS encoding TetR/AcrR family transcriptional regulator encodes the protein MKASISDHILASAGALFYREGIRAVGIDRIIEETKVAKATLYRHFPSKDHLVAAYLQDRHERVIRSLQEVLNEVASPRDQLNLIFERLHEKADSPEFRGCAFALAVAEHGDSERVVTVARAHKAAVSQMFRALMERAGVEAAQPAAHLSLLYEGALATVAVGRDPQAVLTARDCALFVFDAAHPSTKS